Proteins co-encoded in one Flavobacterium sp. M31R6 genomic window:
- a CDS encoding glycosyltransferase family 4 protein, producing the protein MEEILIISNYYPPEKGAAANRIEQLALKLNQNNYKVSVLCPLGNYPKGELFPEYKGKFSVTENLQNITVKRLWIYPSVSKNIFKRTLSVLSFSTMLFFYLLFKKTPHKVVVQSPPLLLSFVSVLILSLMRKKIILNVSDLWPLAAIELKALKKGSFSHKVSLFFERFIYSKATLIFGQSNEIITHIHSFFPEKKCHLYRNFPEHQTTEMHFTTNKNEPIKIFYAGLLGLAQGVFELCQKIELQDVNIELHIFGDGAEKTQIEDLIKQNPEKKIFFHGMLERNILHEKLQTFDIAIVPLKTRIYGSVPSKIFEYGALGFPVLYFGGGEGEAIVKENNLGWVAQVGNFESLNTALIEISKTGKEPIQMLKKQVFDYAENHFNLDFQIKNLINKEVF; encoded by the coding sequence ATGGAAGAAATCCTCATCATATCGAATTATTATCCACCCGAAAAAGGGGCTGCCGCCAATAGAATTGAGCAATTGGCGCTTAAGTTAAATCAAAACAATTACAAAGTTTCCGTTCTTTGTCCGCTGGGAAATTACCCAAAAGGGGAATTATTTCCTGAATACAAAGGAAAATTTTCGGTAACGGAAAATCTTCAGAATATTACCGTAAAACGGCTTTGGATCTATCCGAGTGTTAGTAAAAACATCTTCAAAAGAACGCTTTCGGTTTTGTCGTTTTCTACTATGCTTTTTTTCTATTTATTGTTCAAAAAAACACCACATAAAGTTGTCGTTCAATCGCCTCCTTTATTATTGTCGTTTGTCTCAGTTTTGATACTTTCGCTAATGCGAAAAAAGATAATCCTGAACGTTTCTGATTTATGGCCTTTGGCAGCTATTGAATTGAAAGCACTGAAAAAAGGAAGTTTTTCACATAAAGTCTCTTTATTTTTTGAACGATTTATATATTCAAAAGCAACTTTAATATTCGGTCAATCTAACGAAATTATCACTCACATTCATTCTTTTTTTCCAGAAAAAAAATGTCATTTGTACCGCAATTTTCCCGAACATCAAACTACGGAAATGCATTTTACAACCAATAAAAATGAGCCCATAAAAATATTTTATGCTGGACTGTTGGGCTTAGCACAAGGTGTTTTCGAATTATGCCAAAAAATTGAATTGCAAGATGTCAACATCGAATTGCACATTTTTGGCGATGGTGCAGAAAAAACACAAATCGAGGATCTAATCAAACAAAATCCTGAGAAAAAAATCTTCTTCCATGGAATGTTGGAGCGCAATATTCTACATGAGAAACTCCAAACTTTTGATATTGCTATTGTTCCGTTGAAAACAAGAATTTATGGCTCTGTTCCTTCAAAGATATTCGAATATGGGGCATTGGGCTTTCCTGTGCTTTATTTTGGTGGTGGTGAAGGAGAAGCGATCGTGAAAGAAAATAATTTAGGTTGGGTTGCCCAGGTTGGAAATTTTGAAAGTTTAAATACTGCTTTAATCGAAATCTCAAAAACAGGGAAAGAACCCATTCAAATGTTAAAAAAACAAGTTTTTGATTATGCCGAAAATCATTTTAATCTCGATTTTCAAATTAAAAATTTAATCAATAAGGAGGTGTTTTAA
- a CDS encoding exopolysaccharide biosynthesis polyprenyl glycosylphosphotransferase has product MKAKTGRYSGYIRPFSRILDLIIINFLAAHFSGIPVFQDFYALFISCAWFIIAANLGFYEVYRYTKVIAILNCTLKQAVAFTTCCLALAYFYPERYSLSTILLFTIGSVALVLGFKLFIYFFLRKYRIIFGGNFRTVVLVGKEKSTNPLQQFFEENPDYGYKLIKVFDLESHKSEYLEECFQFILDNKIDEIYCSMTDLLSKQIEDFIFFADNNLKTLKFIPNQKQLLSLNSVFEYYDYIPVISQRTISLDESLHKIIKRIFDVVFSTIIILGILSWLTPILAIIIKIDSKGPLFFVQKRNGLNSREFNCFKFRSMEINELADIEQVSKNDARITKVGKFIRKTSMDELPQFFNVLLGDMSVVGPRPHMVSHTNMYAERIDKFMVRHFIKPGITGLAQTKGFRGEVETDNDIINRVRYDIFYIEKWSLLLDFKIIFNTIYNTLKGDKKAY; this is encoded by the coding sequence GTGAAAGCTAAAACAGGAAGATATTCAGGTTACATCAGACCCTTTTCGCGCATTTTGGACTTGATAATTATCAATTTCCTTGCTGCACATTTTTCCGGTATTCCAGTTTTTCAAGATTTTTACGCTCTTTTTATTAGTTGTGCGTGGTTTATTATTGCTGCCAATTTAGGTTTTTACGAGGTCTATAGATACACTAAAGTAATTGCTATTTTGAACTGCACTTTGAAGCAAGCTGTCGCTTTCACAACGTGTTGTCTAGCCCTTGCTTATTTTTACCCAGAAAGATATAGTTTGTCTACAATACTATTATTCACTATAGGATCGGTAGCGCTGGTTCTTGGTTTTAAATTATTTATTTATTTTTTTTTAAGAAAGTACCGAATTATATTTGGTGGTAATTTTAGAACAGTGGTTCTTGTAGGCAAGGAAAAAAGCACTAATCCTTTGCAGCAATTTTTTGAGGAAAATCCAGATTATGGATATAAATTGATAAAAGTTTTTGATTTAGAAAGCCATAAATCAGAATATCTTGAGGAATGTTTCCAATTTATTTTAGACAATAAAATCGACGAAATTTACTGTTCTATGACTGATTTGTTAAGTAAACAAATAGAAGATTTTATATTTTTTGCAGATAATAATTTGAAAACACTTAAGTTTATTCCAAATCAAAAGCAATTACTTTCTTTAAATTCAGTTTTCGAATATTATGATTACATTCCAGTAATTTCGCAAAGAACAATTTCGCTTGACGAATCCTTACATAAAATCATCAAACGCATTTTTGATGTTGTTTTTTCAACGATAATCATATTGGGTATATTATCATGGTTGACACCCATTTTGGCCATTATTATTAAAATAGATTCCAAAGGGCCATTATTTTTTGTTCAAAAAAGAAATGGTTTGAATAGCAGGGAATTTAATTGTTTTAAGTTTCGATCTATGGAAATAAATGAGTTGGCAGATATTGAACAAGTCTCTAAAAATGATGCAAGAATCACAAAAGTTGGTAAGTTTATCCGAAAAACAAGTATGGATGAATTGCCGCAATTTTTCAATGTTTTATTGGGAGATATGTCTGTAGTTGGGCCAAGGCCGCACATGGTAAGCCATACCAATATGTATGCAGAGCGTATTGATAAATTTATGGTGCGTCATTTTATAAAACCAGGCATAACGGGCTTGGCACAAACCAAAGGGTTTCGTGGAGAAGTTGAAACAGACAACGATATTATAAACAGGGTGAGGTATGATATTTTTTATATAGAAAAATGGTCCCTTTTGTTGGATTTTAAAATCATTTTCAACACCATTTATAATACTTTAAAAGGTGATAAAAAAGCATATTAA
- a CDS encoding UDP-glucuronic acid decarboxylase family protein produces the protein MKRILITGAAGFLGSHLCDRFIKEGYHVIGMDNLITGDLKNIEHLFKLEHFEFYHHDITKFVHVPGKIDYILHFASPASPIDYLKIPIQTLKVGSLGTHNLLGLARVKKARILIASTSEVYGDPLVHPQTEEYYGNVNTIGPRGVYDEAKRFQESITMAYHTFHGVETRIVRIFNTYGPRMRLNDGRVIPAFIGQAIRGEDLTIFGDGMQTRSFCFVDDQVEGIFRLLHSDYVYPVNIGNPDEITIKDFAEEIIKLTGTNQKVVYHPLPINDPLQRQPDITKAKELLGWEAKVNRAEGMKITYDYFKSLSKEELSKEEHKDFSKYIN, from the coding sequence ATGAAAAGAATACTTATCACCGGAGCGGCAGGATTTTTGGGATCTCATTTATGTGATCGTTTTATCAAAGAAGGTTATCATGTAATAGGAATGGATAATCTCATCACGGGTGATTTAAAAAATATAGAGCATTTGTTCAAATTAGAGCATTTTGAATTTTACCACCATGACATTACCAAGTTTGTACATGTTCCGGGAAAGATAGATTATATCTTGCATTTTGCTTCGCCTGCAAGTCCTATAGACTATCTTAAAATTCCAATTCAAACTTTGAAAGTGGGTTCGTTGGGAACACATAATTTATTAGGCCTGGCAAGAGTAAAAAAAGCAAGGATTCTTATAGCTTCTACATCCGAGGTTTATGGAGATCCTCTAGTTCACCCTCAGACTGAAGAATATTACGGAAACGTAAATACAATTGGGCCAAGAGGGGTGTATGACGAAGCCAAACGTTTTCAGGAATCGATCACGATGGCGTATCATACCTTTCATGGAGTAGAAACCAGAATTGTTCGAATTTTCAATACGTACGGACCAAGAATGCGACTCAATGATGGGCGAGTTATTCCTGCGTTTATTGGACAAGCCATTCGTGGAGAAGATTTAACTATTTTTGGAGACGGAATGCAAACCCGTTCATTTTGTTTTGTGGACGACCAAGTAGAGGGAATTTTTAGACTATTGCATTCAGATTATGTATATCCGGTAAACATTGGTAATCCAGATGAAATCACCATCAAAGATTTTGCAGAGGAGATTATAAAATTAACTGGGACGAATCAAAAAGTAGTTTATCATCCATTGCCAATAAACGATCCTTTGCAACGTCAACCCGATATCACCAAAGCGAAAGAATTACTTGGGTGGGAAGCCAAAGTAAATCGTGCCGAAGGAATGAAAATTACGTATGATTATTTCAAATCATTATCCAAAGAAGAATTATCGAAAGAGGAACATAAAGATTTTTCTAAGTATATCAATTAG
- a CDS encoding glycosyltransferase: MKVVHIIEALGGGVYTYFKDLSFYFGDDEVVKDLSTTIIYSGNRKEIDPEKIEYEFSKGVSLIKINMVRDFSPIQDFKSILHLRKELQKLNPDVIHLHSSKAGVLGRIACFLLFKRIQLFYTPHGYSFLRTDISNLTKKTYWFIEKSFQQLFGGITIACGDTEYEIAKKIGKSMLIRNGINIDEVSRQSVKPKNQTLTIGIVARITTARNPELFNTIALRFPDFNFVWIGDGELNSTLTAPNIKITGWFMDRNEALKELSVIDIYIQTSLWEGMPIAVLEAMAMKKPILATNIIGNKDIVVHNETGFLFNEIEELDDYLQLLKDDKIRNQFGDNALKRCNDLFDKNKNFKALAALYQQ; this comes from the coding sequence TTGAAAGTTGTCCATATAATTGAAGCATTAGGAGGAGGCGTTTATACTTATTTCAAAGACTTGTCCTTTTATTTTGGAGATGATGAAGTAGTAAAAGACCTATCTACTACCATTATCTATAGTGGAAATCGTAAAGAAATCGATCCTGAAAAAATTGAATATGAATTTTCAAAAGGGGTGTCGTTGATAAAAATAAATATGGTTCGCGATTTTTCACCAATTCAAGATTTTAAATCCATTCTTCATTTACGAAAAGAACTTCAAAAATTAAATCCGGATGTCATTCATCTTCACTCTTCAAAAGCTGGTGTTCTAGGAAGGATTGCTTGTTTTTTACTGTTCAAAAGAATACAACTATTTTACACCCCACATGGTTACTCTTTCCTTAGAACAGACATTTCAAATTTGACAAAAAAAACATATTGGTTCATTGAAAAAAGTTTTCAGCAATTATTTGGCGGTATAACAATTGCCTGTGGAGACACGGAATATGAAATCGCCAAAAAAATTGGAAAATCAATGTTGATTCGCAACGGTATCAATATTGATGAAGTTAGTCGCCAATCCGTAAAACCCAAAAATCAAACCTTAACAATTGGGATTGTCGCCAGAATTACTACTGCCAGAAACCCAGAACTATTCAACACGATTGCGTTGCGTTTTCCTGATTTTAATTTTGTTTGGATAGGAGACGGTGAATTAAATTCAACATTAACAGCACCCAATATAAAAATTACAGGTTGGTTCATGGATAGAAATGAAGCGTTGAAAGAACTCAGTGTCATAGATATTTATATTCAAACCTCTCTTTGGGAAGGAATGCCTATCGCCGTTTTGGAAGCAATGGCTATGAAAAAACCGATTTTGGCAACCAATATTATAGGCAACAAAGACATCGTTGTTCACAATGAAACAGGCTTTCTTTTTAATGAAATTGAGGAACTTGATGACTATTTGCAACTGTTAAAAGACGACAAAATTAGGAATCAATTTGGCGATAATGCCTTAAAAAGATGTAATGATTTATTTGATAAAAACAAAAATTTTAAAGCTCTTGCTGCTCTTTATCAGCAATAA
- a CDS encoding O-antigen ligase, which yields MTISEKNFTKILNGFLAVLAITMIFRKPCTLLIILFAVFNLFFIKKLNYSKQSLILLLLIASPLLLEIVMFWNNDSFSKGLKSLEKYSSLLVFSLFILGNYQRIQFLKILLFYSVITTGIIFFFFIRFIIYYPELFYKYLNGNDLWEMGYEFSNSIGIHAPALNMHLAFVSISCLFFVFNSFRLREKGLLKMGSILVFVLSFFFVLFVNTRMALLNVLVGFALVFFGEVIRKFNFKKVIGILVVLIFVLGGILYIFVQNNPYMKEKYSSVTFAYMDKVGKLDEIDHPEYRVFNSLVTRVSIWKSAWELAKKNLLFGVGASDGKPELIKYFKQTNQQFLAKYEFPTHNQFLDFLIKFGILGPLIVLLYIFTIGYLGFSLKNAVVLSFFFLFFTSNLTDDFLLRFDGIAFSGLWMAVFGSHWLQQKVIADKEQQEL from the coding sequence ATGACCATTTCAGAAAAAAACTTTACTAAAATATTAAATGGTTTTCTGGCAGTATTGGCCATTACAATGATTTTTAGAAAACCCTGTACCTTGTTGATTATATTATTTGCAGTTTTTAATTTATTTTTTATAAAAAAGCTTAATTATTCCAAGCAATCCTTGATTTTATTATTGCTTATTGCATCTCCATTACTACTGGAAATAGTAATGTTTTGGAACAATGATTCTTTTTCTAAAGGTTTAAAATCATTAGAAAAATACAGTTCACTTCTTGTTTTTTCGTTATTTATTTTGGGGAACTATCAAAGGATTCAATTTCTAAAAATTCTTCTATTTTATAGTGTGATAACGACGGGAATTATATTTTTTTTCTTCATCCGATTCATTATTTATTATCCGGAATTGTTTTATAAATATTTAAATGGAAACGATTTATGGGAGATGGGATATGAGTTTTCGAACAGCATTGGTATTCATGCACCGGCATTAAATATGCATTTGGCTTTTGTATCTATTAGCTGTCTTTTTTTTGTTTTTAATTCCTTTCGGTTACGCGAAAAGGGATTACTTAAAATGGGGAGTATTTTAGTTTTTGTACTTTCTTTTTTCTTTGTGCTATTTGTTAATACAAGAATGGCTTTGCTAAATGTATTAGTTGGGTTTGCGTTGGTTTTTTTCGGAGAGGTGATTCGTAAATTCAATTTTAAAAAAGTAATTGGAATTTTAGTAGTTTTAATCTTTGTATTGGGCGGTATACTTTACATTTTTGTTCAAAATAACCCCTATATGAAGGAGAAATATTCGTCGGTAACCTTTGCTTATATGGATAAAGTAGGGAAACTGGACGAAATTGATCATCCAGAATATAGAGTGTTTAATTCTCTTGTAACTCGCGTTTCCATATGGAAATCAGCCTGGGAACTTGCAAAAAAAAATCTTCTTTTTGGTGTTGGTGCTTCGGATGGAAAACCAGAATTAATTAAATATTTCAAACAAACCAATCAGCAATTTTTGGCAAAATATGAATTTCCAACGCACAATCAATTTCTTGATTTTTTAATAAAATTTGGAATATTGGGCCCTTTGATTGTGTTGCTCTATATTTTTACAATTGGCTATTTGGGGTTTAGTTTAAAAAACGCAGTAGTACTTTCTTTCTTCTTCCTTTTCTTCACCTCCAATCTCACCGATGATTTTTTGTTGCGTTTTGACGGTATCGCTTTTAGCGGATTGTGGATGGCTGTTTTTGGCAGCCATTGGTTACAGCAAAAAGTTATTGCTGATAAAGAGCAGCAAGAGCTTTAA
- a CDS encoding glycosyltransferase: protein MRVVHIINSLASGGAEKLLLDTIPIYKSKGIEVDLLLLNGSPSPFLEALKETGCCSIYSLGLQSVYNPMQVFKLIPFLKKYDIAQVHLFPSQYWVVLAKILSFSKIKLIVTEHNSTNPRLENRFIAVFDRLFYRFYDKVICVSNEISNTFINYTGLKASKFTVIENGIDLQKMYTAQPYFKNETSNLFSAQDFVMIQVARFDKQKDQETIIHSLKYLPENIKLILVGDGIFKIKCQALVQELQLQERVVFLGLRMDVPRLLKSADVVVLSSRHEGLSLSSIEGMASGKPFVASDVPGLQRIVSDAGVLFKQGNAKDLANTIEKLMINETYYQEIVISCLKRAEQYDIQIMVDKHLHLYQTIV, encoded by the coding sequence ATGAGAGTAGTACATATTATAAATAGTTTAGCATCTGGAGGCGCCGAGAAATTACTTCTGGACACTATCCCTATTTATAAATCTAAAGGAATAGAAGTTGACCTATTGCTGTTAAACGGAAGTCCAAGTCCTTTTTTGGAGGCATTAAAAGAAACAGGTTGTTGTTCGATTTATTCGCTGGGTTTACAATCAGTATATAATCCGATGCAGGTTTTTAAATTAATTCCCTTTTTGAAAAAATATGACATTGCACAGGTTCATTTATTTCCATCTCAATATTGGGTTGTCTTGGCAAAGATTTTGTCTTTTTCTAAAATTAAATTAATAGTAACAGAACACAACTCGACAAATCCAAGATTAGAGAATCGTTTCATTGCCGTGTTCGATCGCCTTTTTTATCGATTTTATGATAAAGTAATCTGTGTCTCAAATGAAATTTCAAATACATTTATAAATTATACAGGTTTAAAAGCATCTAAATTTACTGTTATTGAAAATGGGATTGATTTACAAAAAATGTATACAGCACAACCGTATTTTAAAAATGAAACCTCTAATCTTTTTAGTGCTCAAGATTTTGTGATGATACAGGTTGCACGATTCGACAAACAAAAAGACCAAGAAACAATAATTCATTCCTTAAAGTATTTGCCCGAAAATATAAAGCTTATTTTGGTGGGCGATGGAATTTTTAAAATAAAATGCCAAGCGTTAGTTCAAGAGTTGCAATTGCAGGAGCGTGTTGTTTTTTTAGGATTAAGAATGGATGTGCCAAGATTATTAAAATCAGCCGATGTGGTTGTTTTATCTTCAAGACATGAAGGTTTGTCTTTGTCGAGTATTGAAGGAATGGCTTCAGGAAAACCATTTGTGGCTTCAGACGTGCCTGGTTTGCAGAGAATAGTTAGCGATGCAGGTGTTTTATTCAAACAAGGAAACGCGAAGGATTTAGCCAATACAATCGAAAAGCTAATGATTAATGAAACGTATTATCAAGAAATTGTAATTTCATGTTTAAAAAGAGCAGAGCAATATGACATTCAAATTATGGTTGATAAACACCTACATTTGTACCAAACAATAGTATAA
- a CDS encoding MATE family efflux transporter, whose protein sequence is MLKKTRNQLLKINKNPFVQQSLITLILRFFGVITLFGFTVFLTKTYPPKIVGQYDFVRSFLLVVGSICLLGCDQSVLYFKGRLGGSNTLEGIKKVYAKMVGLLLLMSILLLCVFWFIDEQFVNNYFSDPGVYDILLKSIMILFFYGLTTLNTEVFRALDHFYVAELFRNTIKYIPLIVGAILLSYFDKKAYLVTVFLVGFVLLSLITTIIIFIYFSKAKNQSENVVFTYKDILTKSYPIAISGMALFLLTSFDILFLKKYRDDATVAFYSVAVKLMTILSMVIITVNITVSAKISEYFFSKSKTDLIKTIQHASRLIFLLTFPAVLIICFFPEYILGFFGKGYVAAKDALLILIIGQGICSAFGTAPVYLNMTGRQHVFQIILIVAVLINFILNRILIPQYGMTGAATAFVVSSVLWNSIAAVVIYKKDKVNVFLN, encoded by the coding sequence ATGTTAAAAAAAACACGGAATCAACTACTGAAAATCAACAAAAATCCATTTGTTCAACAAAGTTTAATCACTTTGATTTTGAGGTTTTTTGGGGTAATTACGTTATTTGGTTTCACCGTATTTCTAACCAAAACCTATCCTCCTAAAATTGTTGGACAATATGATTTTGTTCGTTCTTTTCTGTTGGTAGTTGGCAGTATTTGTTTGTTGGGCTGCGATCAGTCTGTTTTGTATTTTAAAGGAAGGCTCGGAGGCTCAAATACTTTAGAGGGAATTAAAAAAGTATATGCAAAAATGGTCGGATTGTTGTTATTGATGTCAATTCTGCTTTTATGTGTTTTTTGGTTTATTGACGAACAATTTGTAAACAATTATTTCTCCGATCCTGGAGTTTACGACATTCTTTTAAAATCAATTATGATATTGTTTTTTTATGGTTTGACAACGTTGAATACCGAAGTTTTTAGGGCATTGGACCATTTTTATGTTGCAGAACTTTTTAGAAATACCATTAAATATATCCCGCTGATTGTTGGGGCAATTTTGCTGTCTTATTTTGATAAAAAAGCCTATTTGGTTACCGTTTTCTTGGTTGGTTTTGTTCTTCTTTCGTTAATAACAACAATTATAATTTTCATTTATTTCAGCAAAGCTAAAAATCAAAGTGAAAATGTTGTTTTTACGTATAAAGATATACTTACAAAATCTTATCCCATAGCAATTAGTGGGATGGCTTTGTTTTTATTAACGAGTTTTGATATTCTTTTTTTAAAAAAATACAGAGATGATGCTACAGTTGCATTTTATTCGGTTGCGGTAAAATTAATGACTATTCTTTCGATGGTAATCATCACGGTTAATATCACGGTTTCGGCTAAAATTTCGGAATATTTCTTTAGTAAAAGCAAAACAGATTTGATCAAAACAATTCAGCATGCCTCACGGTTAATATTTCTATTGACTTTTCCCGCAGTGCTTATCATTTGTTTTTTCCCAGAATATATTTTAGGTTTTTTTGGAAAGGGATACGTAGCTGCCAAGGATGCTTTGTTAATTTTAATCATTGGTCAAGGAATTTGTTCAGCCTTTGGAACAGCACCTGTTTATTTGAACATGACTGGGAGACAGCATGTTTTTCAGATCATTTTAATTGTTGCCGTGCTTATAAATTTTATTCTGAATAGGATATTAATACCTCAATATGGAATGACGGGGGCTGCAACAGCTTTTGTGGTTAGTTCTGTTTTGTGGAATAGTATTGCGGCTGTCGTGATTTATAAAAAGGATAAAGTGAATGTTTTTTTGAACTAA
- a CDS encoding DUF4276 family protein: MARIEILVEEPSMKEFLTILLPNVLDNQWNLNGNYFIRSFEGKSDLQKNIPSKVKFLSNWNHEAVGVVIMQDQDSSDCKILKQKLLNICNQNGNCPKLVRIICRELESWYIGDFVAVNKAYPSFKHQNYINKSKFRIPDNCNAFDEIKKIVPDFQKVGGAKKIAPFINVETNKSESFQQTISGVIRFFETIKD; the protein is encoded by the coding sequence ATGGCGAGAATAGAAATATTAGTCGAAGAACCATCGATGAAAGAATTTTTAACCATCTTATTACCAAATGTTCTTGATAATCAATGGAATTTGAATGGAAATTATTTTATTAGAAGTTTCGAAGGAAAAAGTGATTTGCAGAAAAACATACCATCAAAAGTAAAATTTTTAAGCAATTGGAATCACGAAGCAGTTGGAGTTGTTATTATGCAAGATCAAGACAGTTCAGATTGTAAAATACTTAAACAAAAACTTTTAAATATTTGTAATCAAAATGGTAATTGCCCGAAATTAGTTCGGATAATTTGCAGAGAACTTGAATCTTGGTATATAGGTGATTTTGTAGCTGTAAATAAAGCTTATCCAAGTTTTAAGCACCAAAATTATATAAATAAATCAAAATTTAGGATACCAGATAACTGCAATGCTTTTGATGAGATAAAAAAAATAGTTCCAGATTTTCAAAAAGTAGGAGGGGCCAAAAAAATAGCTCCATTTATAAATGTTGAAACTAATAAATCAGAAAGTTTTCAACAAACAATAAGTGGTGTAATACGTTTTTTTGAGACCATAAAAGATTAA
- a CDS encoding AAA family ATPase — MKIEKIRIKNFKVYQDTEIRDLPNMCVFLGANGAGKSTLFEVFGFLSDALKSNVKTALNKRGGYKEVYSRNGVGDIEIEIKFRNPDVDGKKQPLITYELSVCLGETNMPVVSKEVLSYRRGNRGRPYRFLEFTYGKGNAIVNESEFETAKQEFKEQREEQTLDSPDILAIKGLGQFQKFNAISSFRRLLENWYVSNFQIQAAQNIEDTGLSEHLSTSGDNLAQVTKYIYENYPDTFQKILDKMKERVPGIDKVEATETIDGRIVLQFSDGSFKDPFISRFVSDGTIKMFAYLVLLNDPKPHPLLCIEEPENYLHPELLVELAEEFRDYANRGGQVFISSHSPDFVNALELDELFWLNKDKGFTSIKRASDDDAISSLFNDGDKLGYLWKQGYFIGSGPKN; from the coding sequence ATGAAAATCGAGAAAATAAGAATAAAAAATTTCAAAGTTTACCAAGATACTGAAATTAGAGATTTACCAAATATGTGTGTCTTTCTCGGAGCAAATGGTGCAGGAAAATCTACACTTTTTGAAGTATTCGGTTTTTTGAGTGATGCACTTAAGAGTAACGTAAAAACAGCACTTAATAAAAGAGGTGGCTATAAAGAAGTTTATTCAAGAAATGGAGTTGGTGATATTGAGATTGAAATAAAGTTCAGAAATCCTGATGTAGATGGAAAAAAACAACCTTTAATAACGTATGAACTTTCTGTTTGTTTAGGGGAAACAAACATGCCAGTTGTGTCAAAAGAAGTATTGAGTTATAGGAGAGGGAATAGAGGGAGACCTTATAGATTTTTAGAATTCACTTATGGAAAAGGAAATGCAATTGTAAACGAAAGTGAATTTGAAACTGCTAAACAAGAATTTAAAGAACAAAGAGAGGAGCAAACTTTGGATAGTCCTGATATTTTGGCAATAAAAGGGTTAGGACAATTTCAAAAATTTAATGCTATTAGTTCATTTAGAAGATTACTAGAAAATTGGTATGTTTCTAATTTTCAAATTCAAGCTGCTCAAAATATTGAAGATACTGGTTTAAGCGAACATTTATCAACTTCGGGAGATAACTTAGCTCAGGTTACCAAATATATATATGAAAACTATCCAGATACTTTTCAAAAGATTTTAGATAAAATGAAAGAGAGAGTTCCTGGTATTGATAAAGTTGAAGCGACTGAAACCATAGATGGCCGAATTGTTTTACAATTTAGTGATGGTAGTTTTAAAGACCCTTTTATTTCCAGATTTGTATCAGACGGAACGATTAAGATGTTTGCTTATTTGGTTTTACTTAATGATCCTAAACCACATCCTTTATTATGTATAGAAGAACCTGAAAATTATTTGCATCCTGAACTTTTAGTTGAATTAGCAGAAGAATTTAGAGATTATGCTAATAGAGGAGGACAAGTCTTTATATCGTCGCACTCACCGGATTTTGTAAATGCCTTAGAATTGGATGAACTTTTTTGGCTGAATAAAGACAAGGGCTTTACAAGTATAAAAAGAGCATCAGATGATGATGCAATATCCAGTTTGTTTAATGATGGTGATAAACTTGGTTATTTATGGAAACAGGGATATTTTATTGGTAGTGGACCTAAAAATTAA